The sequence GGGTATTATTCCGCCGGCCTCATCACGCGGATGACCCGCGGGAGCCTGCTCGAGGTCCTGCGCCAGGACTACGTGCGGACCGCGCGCGCGAAAGGGCTGGCAGAGGGGCGGGTGGTGCTCCGGCACGCGCTGCGCAACGCGCTCCTCCCGACCGTCACCGTGATCGGATTGACCTACGGCAGCCTGCTCTCCGGCGCCGTGCTCACCGAGACGATCTTCTCGTGGCCAGGCGTGGGACGGTACGCGACTAACTCGGTCATCAGCGTGGATATCCCGGCCGTCCTGGGGGTGACGCTGGTGATCGCGGTGATCTACTCGACGGCGAACCTCGCCGTCGACGTCCTCTACGCGTACTTGGATCCTCAGGTTCGCTACTCGTAACGTTCCTTATAAGGAGCAGACCACGGAGATCGTCTGGCGGGCGATGCGGAGGAGTCCGTTGACGCTCACCGGCGGGGTGATCGTCGCCGTCTTCATTTTCATCGCCCTCCTCGGCCCGTTCCTCGCTCACCAGAACCCGCTCGCTCAGGACCTGGGCCAAAGGTTGATCGCGCCGAGCCGCGTCCACCTCTTCGGCACCGACTCGCTCGGGCGCGACGTCTTCGCTCGCGTGATCTACGGGGCCAGGATCTCGGTCGTGGCTGGCGGTGCCGTAGTCACGGGCGCGACGATCTTCGGCCTCGCGACCGGTATGCTTGCCGGGTGGAACGGCGGATGGTGGGACGAGGCGCTGATGCGGATCACCGACATGTTTCTGGCATTCCCGAGCCTCATCCTCGCGATGGCCATCTCGGCGATCCTGCGGCCCAACCTCACCAACGCCCTGCTGGCCATCACCGTGACCTCGTGGCCGGTCTATGCCCGGATCGCTCGGGCCCAGGTGCTCTCGCTGCGTGGCCGGGAGTACGTGGAGGCGGCCCGCGCCGAAGGTGCGACAGACACCGCGATTCTTGCGCGCCACCTCGTCCCCAATGCCATCGCACCCATCCTGGTGCAGGCCACGCTGGATGTCGGCAGCATCATCCTCACCGCAGCCGGGCTGTCGTTCATCGGCTTTGGTGCGCAGCCGCCGACGCCCGAGTGGGGGCTCATGGTCTCCGATGGGCGCCGGTTCCTCATGGAGCAGTGGTGGATCGCGACCTTTCCGGCCATCGCCATCCTCTTCCTCGTCCTGGGGTTCAACCTCTTCGGGGACGGCGTGAGAGACCTGCTGGATCCGAGGTTGCGGAAGGCGTAGCCAATTGATGGCTCACCGCTCGACGGCGGTCGTGCTCGGCCTGATCGCCGCTGCGGCGGTCTTGCAGGTGGTCGGGGCCGCGCGCGTACCCGTCCCGGTCCACTACGATTACGACGAAGGCGTCTACGCCGCGACGGCCGATGCGGTCGGGCACGGCGGTCGGCTGTACCAGGACGTCTTTGTGAGCCAACCCCCCGTGCTGATCCTGACGATCCGGGGGATGTTCGCGCTCCTCGGGACATCTCTCCCCGTCGCGCGGAGCACGGTGGTGCTTTCCTCAGCCCTCTGGCTCATCGCGATCCTCGCGATGCTCGTCGCTCGAGGGTGCCCCTGGGGCGGCGCCCTAGCCGTCTGTCTCCTCATAGGGCGGCCGGTGTTTCTCGTCATGGCGCGCACAGTGGAGATGGAGGTGCCGAGCGAAGCGCTGGCGTGCGCCGCCTTTGCCTTGGCCGCATGGGGGGCACGGCGCCCGGGACCCGTTTGGTGGGCCGGTGCCGGCGCCCTGGCGGTGCTCGCGCTCATGACGAAGCTGACCGCCGCCACCTGTCTCCTGCCCCTTGCCGGCGCCGCGATCACCCACGGACCCGCGCTGGGTCGGAGGTTGGCGTTGATGGCGGCGGGAGCCGTTCTTGCCACCGGCGTGCTCCTGCCCTTCATCGCCACGGCCGGGTTTTTGGATCAGGTCTTCGCGTTTCACGTCGTCCTCGCGCGCGCGCATCCGCAGTCGCCCCTGACCCACGCGGCAACCATCGCGCGGTTCTTGACATCGCAATGGCCGGTCAGCGCCGCCGGTGCGTTTGGACTCTGGTGGTCGATCCGGAGCGGCACCTGGCTGGACCGCGCCCTCGTTGTGTGGCTCGCCGCCGACTGCGCCGTCCTGATCGGCCTGACTCCCCTCTGGGAACACCACCTCATCATTCTGATGTCACCGCTTGCGCTGCTGGCCGGCAAGGCGCTGGATCGCATCGGTGTCTGGATCGCTCGATCAGGCGAGGGGGCACGCCTGGCAACGCGTGCCGGGCTCGCCGCGGTCATCGCCGCCTACCTCATCTGGGGCGTCTCCGCCGTGCCGAAGCCGGCTTCGTCGGGGGAACTCGAACGGGCCGTTGCGCAGATCGGCGGTGCCGTTCCCGCAGGTGGAAAGATCCTCACCGACGATCCGATGGTGGCCTTCTTGGCCCGCCGCCCCCTGGCGGCCGGATTGGTCGACACCTCGCTGGCGCGGATCTGGGCAGGCGAGATCACAGAGGCGAAACTGCTGCCGTTGTTGCACGAAAACGGGACGGATGCGGTGGTGTTCTGGCGGGGGACCTTCCGCGCATACTTTCCACGCTTGGAGCCTGCCGCGGCGAGTCTGTTCCCGGTCGCGGTGGCGGCTCGGGGCGGCCGCGTCCTGCTGTTCAAGGTGCCGCCGGTCCTCGGGCGCCCCTGAGGGGGACGAGGAGGAGGAAGGGCAGCACCTGCCGGATTCACCCGGCGAGGAGGTGAGGCGATGCGGCGCTGGAGTGCATGGTGTCTTGCCGGCATGATGGTGCTGAGCGTGTTGGGACCGGCGTCGGCCCAGGGCGGTCAGCGGGGCGGGACGCTTCGGGTCGCCCTCGAGGGGGATCCGCCGACCATGGATCCCCACCGATCGGGCGCCGTCGTCGAGCGGCAAGTGTATCAAAACCTCTACGACAAACTTATGGACACGGACGCCGACCTGGCGATCGTGCCGATGCTCGCCACGTCGTGGACGGTCAGCCCCGACGGGCGGTCCGTGACCTTCAAACTTCGGCAGGGGGTGACCTTTCACGACGGCACCCCGTTCAATGCCGAGGCGGTCAAGTACAACGTACAGCGCATGCTCGATCCCAACTTCCCCTCGGTGCGGCGCAGCGAGATCAAGCCGGTGAAAGAGGTCGTCGTCGTCGATCCCTCCACCGTCCAGTTCGTTATGGAGCGGCCGTACAGCCCGCTGCTCTACGTGCTGACCGACCGCGCGGGGATGATGGTCTCCCCGGCGGCGGCGCAGAAGGACGGCCTGAACTTCTCGCTCCATCCGGTGGGGACCGGGGCGTTCCGTTTCGTCGAGAAGGTTCCTCAAGACCACATCACGCTTGAGCGCAATCCGAACTACTGGGCGAAGGGGTTGCCGTATCTCGACCGGCTGATCTTCCGAACGATCGTGGACGACAACGCGCGCGTCGCGAACGTGAAGTCGGGCGACATCGAAATGATCAGCGGGGTGCCGCTGCCGCAGGTGACGCAGCTCGCAAAGGAGGCGGCACGGCCGGGCGCGCGCATCCGGCTGCTCGAACACGGCGCGTTCGAGTGGGACGGCATGTCGCTCAACACGACCCGGTCGCCGTTCGACAGCAAACTTTTGCGCCAGGCGTTCAGCGCGACGATCGACCGGGACGCGATCGCCAACGCCGTCCTGCAGGGCGCGGCCTATCCCGCCAATTCGTTTTTCCCGACCGGAACGCCGGCGTATGATCCGACCTGGAAGGTCCCCGCCCGGAACCTTTCGGTTGCCAGGGAGAAGCTCCGGGAGGCGGGACGCCCCGACGGGTTCGAGTTCATCGTGCTGGCGACCGCGGGGCAGCAGCGGCAGGCGGTGGCGCAGGCGCTCCAGGCGATGGCGGCCGATGCGGGGATTCGCTTGAAGATTCAGATCGTCGAGACGGGTGCGCTGGGCGATTCGATCACCCGTCTCCAGCACCAGGCGGCGCTGATGATTTGGAGCGGCCGGCCTGACCCGGATTTCGACATCTACCCGTTCGTGACCCCATCTGGGATTGGCGCGCTCAACTTCGCCGGCTACGCGAACCCCAAAGTCGAGGAGATGCTGGACAGCGCCCGGTATCTCAACAACATGGCGCAGCGGCGGCGCGTCTATCACGAGGTGACGAAGATCCTGGCAGACGACGAG is a genomic window of bacterium containing:
- a CDS encoding ABC transporter permease, producing GYYSAGLITRMTRGSLLEVLRQDYVRTARAKGLAEGRVVLRHALRNALLPTVTVIGLTYGSLLSGAVLTETIFSWPGVGRYATNSVISVDIPAVLGVTLVIAVIYSTANLAVDVLYAYLDPQVRYS
- a CDS encoding glycosyltransferase family 39 protein — its product is MAHRSTAVVLGLIAAAAVLQVVGAARVPVPVHYDYDEGVYAATADAVGHGGRLYQDVFVSQPPVLILTIRGMFALLGTSLPVARSTVVLSSALWLIAILAMLVARGCPWGGALAVCLLIGRPVFLVMARTVEMEVPSEALACAAFALAAWGARRPGPVWWAGAGALAVLALMTKLTAATCLLPLAGAAITHGPALGRRLALMAAGAVLATGVLLPFIATAGFLDQVFAFHVVLARAHPQSPLTHAATIARFLTSQWPVSAAGAFGLWWSIRSGTWLDRALVVWLAADCAVLIGLTPLWEHHLIILMSPLALLAGKALDRIGVWIARSGEGARLATRAGLAAVIAAYLIWGVSAVPKPASSGELERAVAQIGGAVPAGGKILTDDPMVAFLARRPLAAGLVDTSLARIWAGEITEAKLLPLLHENGTDAVVFWRGTFRAYFPRLEPAAASLFPVAVAARGGRVLLFKVPPVLGRP
- a CDS encoding ABC transporter substrate-binding protein, which translates into the protein MRRWSAWCLAGMMVLSVLGPASAQGGQRGGTLRVALEGDPPTMDPHRSGAVVERQVYQNLYDKLMDTDADLAIVPMLATSWTVSPDGRSVTFKLRQGVTFHDGTPFNAEAVKYNVQRMLDPNFPSVRRSEIKPVKEVVVVDPSTVQFVMERPYSPLLYVLTDRAGMMVSPAAAQKDGLNFSLHPVGTGAFRFVEKVPQDHITLERNPNYWAKGLPYLDRLIFRTIVDDNARVANVKSGDIEMISGVPLPQVTQLAKEAARPGARIRLLEHGAFEWDGMSLNTTRSPFDSKLLRQAFSATIDRDAIANAVLQGAAYPANSFFPTGTPAYDPTWKVPARNLSVAREKLREAGRPDGFEFIVLATAGQQRQAVAQALQAMAADAGIRLKIQIVETGALGDSITRLQHQAALMIWSGRPDPDFDIYPFVTPSGIGALNFAGYANPKVEEMLDSARYLNNMAQRRRVYHEVTKILADDEPYVILYFPKEYKLVSTRVRGFAHVPDGMLRLRSVWLAP
- the nikC gene encoding nickel transporter permease yields the protein MVWRAMRRSPLTLTGGVIVAVFIFIALLGPFLAHQNPLAQDLGQRLIAPSRVHLFGTDSLGRDVFARVIYGARISVVAGGAVVTGATIFGLATGMLAGWNGGWWDEALMRITDMFLAFPSLILAMAISAILRPNLTNALLAITVTSWPVYARIARAQVLSLRGREYVEAARAEGATDTAILARHLVPNAIAPILVQATLDVGSIILTAAGLSFIGFGAQPPTPEWGLMVSDGRRFLMEQWWIATFPAIAILFLVLGFNLFGDGVRDLLDPRLRKA